A genomic segment from Flavobacterium sp. 9R encodes:
- a CDS encoding ATP-binding protein → MLNITNSGKIGHVIEVNTDRVIVEVSNELDNYNIILNGTLYRIGQVGSFVKIINGLSCVYCVVESFSTYMQTGDIAINKKVINVSLLGFKNLKGEFESGAKITPSIADCVFLIDEDDINVIFKSDVKFPIEVGKNYFSNSLPVYLNLNEFVLKHSLIVGSTGSGKSNTVAYLLNNITTEYKNSRVVMIDIHGEYMKYLGDNANEFSIYDPAKKLVIPYWMLNFDTLCKLFGLGNSLTSSSIIDIFRDRILQMKKAFIDGDLELKKNIKIADININSPIPFNIKNIWFEFYNRGYGTFDKATREFGDFAYLKDEDGNPLSGDAEKLIKPQFEPYSMGANRPFKSNEVQYKNIADNIENLLRNEDFKFVFGNDEYIKGDKSIAELIASWIENDKQISVLNLSGIPYNILDVVIGVLSNLLFDSVYYTLKIDANKFEGRPLLICYEEAHRYLNSGTQNSFSQNAVERIMKEGRKFGLGAMIISQRPVEIPNTIISQVSTFIALRLTNSEDQSKIISFAPNNFSMFLKSLPSLGNGDAFVIGESMKIPMKVKIPLLETVKNINFASKIGAWNQEKPKELSYSETIIRWMQK, encoded by the coding sequence ATGTTAAATATCACAAATAGCGGCAAAATTGGTCACGTTATAGAAGTTAACACTGATAGAGTTATAGTTGAAGTCAGCAATGAACTAGACAATTATAATATAATTCTTAATGGAACTTTGTATCGTATTGGTCAGGTTGGTAGTTTTGTAAAAATTATTAACGGCCTTTCTTGTGTTTATTGCGTTGTTGAATCTTTTTCAACTTATATGCAAACAGGTGATATTGCAATCAATAAGAAAGTGATTAATGTCTCATTACTTGGATTTAAAAATTTAAAAGGTGAATTTGAAAGTGGAGCTAAAATAACACCAAGTATTGCCGATTGTGTTTTTTTGATTGATGAAGACGATATAAATGTTATTTTTAAATCAGATGTCAAATTTCCAATTGAAGTTGGGAAAAATTATTTTTCTAATAGTCTACCTGTTTATTTAAATCTTAATGAATTTGTACTCAAACATTCACTTATAGTAGGTAGTACAGGTAGTGGTAAATCAAATACTGTTGCTTATCTATTAAATAATATAACAACAGAATATAAAAATTCTAGGGTTGTAATGATTGATATTCATGGTGAATATATGAAATATCTTGGTGACAATGCAAATGAATTCTCCATTTATGACCCTGCAAAAAAATTAGTAATACCATATTGGATGCTTAATTTTGATACTCTTTGTAAGTTGTTTGGACTTGGGAACAGTTTAACTTCTTCTTCAATCATAGATATATTTAGGGATAGAATTCTTCAAATGAAAAAAGCATTTATTGATGGAGATCTTGAACTCAAGAAAAATATAAAAATTGCAGATATAAATATTAATTCTCCAATTCCTTTTAATATCAAAAATATTTGGTTTGAGTTTTACAATAGAGGTTATGGTACATTTGACAAAGCTACAAGAGAATTTGGTGACTTCGCATACTTAAAAGACGAAGATGGAAATCCTTTAAGTGGAGATGCTGAAAAATTGATTAAACCTCAATTTGAGCCTTATTCTATGGGAGCAAATAGACCATTTAAGTCAAATGAAGTTCAATATAAAAACATAGCAGATAATATAGAGAATTTATTACGTAATGAAGATTTCAAGTTTGTATTTGGTAATGATGAATATATAAAAGGAGATAAAAGCATAGCAGAATTAATTGCATCTTGGATTGAAAATGACAAACAAATAAGTGTATTGAATCTAAGCGGAATACCATATAATATTTTAGATGTGGTTATTGGGGTACTTTCAAACTTACTATTTGACTCCGTTTATTATACTTTAAAAATTGACGCTAATAAATTTGAAGGCAGACCGTTACTTATTTGTTACGAAGAAGCACATCGTTATTTAAATTCTGGAACTCAGAATAGTTTTTCTCAGAATGCTGTCGAACGAATAATGAAAGAAGGAAGAAAGTTTGGCTTGGGAGCAATGATAATTTCTCAAAGACCTGTTGAGATTCCTAATACCATTATATCTCAAGTTAGCACCTTTATTGCTCTTCGTTTAACTAATAGTGAAGATCAGTCAAAAATTATAAGTTTTGCTCCAAACAATTTTTCTATGTTCCTAAAATCTTTGCCTTCATTAGGTAATGGTGATGCATTTGTAATAGGCGAGTCAATGAAAATACCCATGAAAGTAAAAATACCATTATTAGAAACTGTTAAAAACATAAACTTTGCTTCAAAAATTGGAGCATGGAATCAAGAAAAACCAAAAGAATTAAGTTATAGTGAAACAATAATACGTTGGATGCAAAAATAA
- a CDS encoding TSUP family transporter produces the protein MGGVLSGFFGGLSGMQGALRAAFLIRAGLTKESYIGTGVVIACLIDLSRMGVYVQNWSRNSENIAYPLVICATLSAFLGAFIGNRLLEKVTLKSIQLLVALLLMVFAVLLGLGIL, from the coding sequence TTGGGCGGAGTATTGAGTGGCTTTTTTGGAGGATTATCGGGTATGCAAGGCGCTTTGCGTGCTGCCTTCTTGATTAGAGCAGGACTAACAAAAGAATCTTACATCGGAACAGGCGTCGTTATTGCTTGTTTGATTGACCTTTCGAGAATGGGTGTCTATGTACAAAACTGGTCGCGAAATTCCGAAAATATTGCTTATCCCTTGGTGATTTGTGCCACGCTTTCGGCTTTTTTGGGGGCTTTTATTGGCAATAGACTGTTAGAAAAAGTGACCTTAAAAAGCATTCAATTGCTCGTAGCGCTGCTACTTATGGTGTTTGCTGTACTGTTGGGCTTGGGAATTTTGTAG
- the glgA gene encoding glycogen synthase gives MKIALYSNEFPPHIYGGAGVHIDFLSQELAKLAQVEVRCFGAQSETTQNMHVQGITSSLTKMEDPSNEHIKMFHNLSKNVEMAQATPEADIVHCHTWYTHLAGVFTRELLQVPLILTTHSLETHRPWKVEQLGNGYFLSRWLEQHAYASADGVIAVSEQMKTDVIEAYDVAPEKVTVIHNGIDPDFYQPTFDDALLTELGIDPNIPFVLFVGRITRQKGISQLIAAAQHFNANCQIVLCAGAPDTPEIAAETEQLIAELKATREGVILISEMLPREKVKVLYSHARVFACPSLYEPFGIINLEAMSCETPVVGSAVGGIPEIIVEGQTGFLVPLAPVSRTDFNPANPQAFQQDFATKVNLLLDNEALANQMGKAGRERVLNQFSWASIAKTTLAYYQEVIDRFEKEKA, from the coding sequence ATGAAAATAGCCCTTTACAGTAATGAATTTCCTCCGCACATTTATGGTGGTGCGGGAGTACATATCGATTTTTTAAGCCAAGAACTGGCCAAACTCGCCCAAGTAGAAGTCCGTTGTTTTGGGGCACAATCCGAAACCACCCAAAATATGCACGTGCAAGGCATCACCTCCAGCTTGACCAAAATGGAAGACCCAAGCAATGAGCACATCAAAATGTTTCATAACCTGAGTAAAAATGTCGAGATGGCACAAGCCACGCCCGAGGCCGACATTGTGCACTGCCACACTTGGTACACCCATTTAGCAGGTGTATTTACACGCGAACTGCTACAAGTACCGCTCATTTTGACCACCCACAGTCTCGAAACCCACCGTCCTTGGAAGGTCGAGCAACTCGGCAACGGTTATTTCCTGTCGCGTTGGTTAGAGCAACACGCCTATGCCTCTGCCGATGGAGTGATTGCCGTAAGCGAACAAATGAAAACCGATGTCATCGAAGCCTATGACGTAGCGCCCGAAAAAGTTACGGTGATTCACAACGGCATAGACCCTGATTTTTACCAACCCACTTTTGATGATGCCTTGTTGACCGAATTAGGCATCGACCCCAACATTCCGTTTGTGCTATTTGTGGGTCGCATCACGCGCCAAAAAGGCATTTCGCAACTCATCGCTGCGGCACAACATTTCAATGCCAATTGCCAAATCGTATTGTGTGCAGGCGCCCCCGATACCCCCGAAATCGCCGCCGAAACCGAACAACTCATCGCCGAGCTAAAAGCCACCCGCGAAGGCGTCATCCTCATCTCCGAAATGCTCCCAAGAGAAAAAGTAAAAGTGCTTTACAGCCACGCCCGCGTTTTCGCCTGCCCCTCGCTATACGAACCCTTTGGCATCATCAATCTCGAGGCGATGTCCTGCGAAACACCCGTAGTAGGAAGCGCCGTAGGAGGCATACCCGAAATCATCGTCGAAGGACAAACCGGATTTTTGGTGCCCCTTGCCCCCGTTTCCCGAACCGATTTTAACCCCGCCAATCCCCAAGCCTTCCAACAAGATTTTGCCACCAAAGTCAATCTCTTGCTCGACAACGAAGCCTTGGCCAACCAAATGGGAAAAGCCGGTCGCGAACGCGTACTCAACCAATTCAGTTGGGCTTCTATCGCCAAAACCACCTTGGCCTATTACCAAGAAGTCATTGACCGTTTCGAAAAAGAAAAAGCATAA
- a CDS encoding glycosyl hydrolase, with translation MENQKTIFRLSALLLSFCLLPSLSIEAQNTAKKKDKTAVSSGNTAYFNGLKWRNIGPFRAGRSLAVAGHADQPLTYYFGATGGGVWKTTDGGNEWLAVSDSTFTSSSVGAITVAPSDPNVVYVGMGEADMRSNISFGDGMYKSVNAGKNWSKIGLDKADAIGNIEVHPSNPDIVFVAAMGNPFHSNPERGIYRSTDGGKNWKLVLSKNDKTGGMVVRIDTNNPRVIYATLWEAYRNGHSMSSGGTESGLFKSTDGGDTWNNLSTKPGMPVGLLGKIGIAVSPVNSNRLYALVENDKGGLYRSDDAGEHWSLINEDKNLWQRPWYYMNLQAEPKNEDGLIVLNVDAWKSSDGGKNFKKIPVQHGDTHDVWINPKNPENFIIGDDGGAEITFNGGANFSDIDIPTSQFYHVSLDNDFPYNIYGAQQDNSSIRIPSRTNGSSIDREDWFPVAGGEAGYIQADPTNSDLTYGGEYDGQLSKYNSRTKQGQDISPYPESNIGSPAKAKKHRFQWTYPIVFSPHNPKRMYVTSQYVLVTEDGGHSFTAISPDLTRNDPKTTGDTGGPITKDQTGAEVYATIFTFSEAPTEQGVLWTGSDDGYIHVSKNNGASWDKVNIPTSMLPEFSLISIIHTSEHTKGKAYVAANKYMYGDRAPYLFKTTDYGKTWKKITAGIPADEYCRVLREDPNKPGLLYAGTERGIYVSFNDGDTWEKLNLNLPLTPIRDLQIHKRDKDLVVATHGRAFWILDDITPLHEIMDKKVTNEKHLFQPRTAYRTQGRQSNTQSSGTNAPNGVIVRFYQKTKATKELELEFLNDKNESIIKYSSVKNTKGEPQKVAKEFHQDTEKEKAGYVPNKAGMNVFVWNMRYPNATEVEGTNVMWAGSGVGAKVLPGTYKVRFIEDKKIIGEQTFDIKKDPRAEGTDADLKEQFEFHQKVNKKVNEAHLAINKIRKIKGQINGYVGAVKDSVMVKEMKKMTEPTIKSLEELEATLMQPKAKAPQDVLAYPIMLNDKMAGLGSNVSSGDTKPTKGAYEVYDDLAKKIDIAVAKVNEIATVKVPEFNAFIQQKQIPAIVIEDKK, from the coding sequence ATGGAAAACCAAAAAACAATCTTTCGCTTAAGTGCACTGCTCTTAAGCTTTTGTTTACTTCCCTCGCTTTCAATAGAAGCACAAAATACCGCCAAGAAAAAGGACAAAACAGCGGTTTCTTCTGGTAACACTGCTTACTTCAATGGATTAAAATGGCGTAACATTGGTCCGTTTAGAGCAGGTCGCTCATTGGCAGTAGCAGGTCACGCAGACCAACCTTTAACGTATTACTTTGGAGCTACTGGTGGTGGTGTTTGGAAAACCACCGATGGTGGCAACGAATGGCTAGCCGTTTCTGATAGCACTTTTACTTCTTCCTCTGTGGGAGCAATTACAGTCGCACCTTCAGACCCAAATGTGGTGTATGTTGGGATGGGAGAAGCTGATATGCGCTCTAATATCTCCTTTGGAGACGGTATGTACAAATCTGTAAATGCCGGTAAAAACTGGAGCAAAATTGGACTCGACAAAGCCGATGCTATCGGAAACATCGAAGTGCATCCTAGCAATCCCGATATTGTTTTTGTAGCCGCAATGGGTAATCCGTTTCATTCCAATCCAGAGCGCGGTATTTATCGCAGTACCGATGGTGGAAAAAACTGGAAACTGGTATTGTCTAAAAATGACAAAACCGGCGGAATGGTCGTGCGTATCGATACAAATAATCCAAGAGTGATTTATGCGACACTTTGGGAAGCCTACAGAAATGGACATTCTATGTCTTCTGGAGGAACAGAATCTGGTCTTTTCAAATCTACCGATGGTGGTGACACTTGGAACAACTTAAGTACCAAACCCGGAATGCCAGTAGGGCTTTTGGGTAAAATTGGAATCGCCGTTTCACCTGTAAACTCCAACCGTTTGTATGCTTTAGTAGAAAACGACAAAGGTGGACTGTACCGTTCTGATGATGCCGGTGAACATTGGTCACTCATCAACGAAGACAAAAACTTATGGCAACGCCCTTGGTACTATATGAATTTACAAGCCGAACCAAAAAATGAAGACGGTTTGATAGTGTTGAATGTAGACGCTTGGAAATCCTCTGACGGTGGAAAAAACTTCAAAAAGATACCTGTACAACATGGCGATACACATGATGTGTGGATTAATCCGAAAAACCCAGAGAACTTCATTATTGGAGATGATGGAGGGGCTGAAATCACCTTTAACGGTGGTGCCAATTTTTCGGATATTGACATTCCAACGAGTCAATTTTACCACGTATCCTTAGACAATGATTTTCCGTATAACATTTATGGTGCACAACAAGACAATTCCTCTATTAGAATTCCTTCTAGAACCAATGGTTCCAGTATTGACAGAGAAGATTGGTTTCCTGTTGCCGGTGGTGAAGCTGGATACATTCAAGCCGACCCTACCAATTCTGACCTTACCTATGGCGGTGAATATGATGGACAGTTGAGTAAATACAATTCGAGAACCAAACAAGGACAAGATATTTCTCCTTATCCTGAATCCAACATTGGTTCACCAGCAAAAGCCAAAAAACACCGTTTTCAATGGACTTACCCTATCGTTTTTTCTCCGCATAATCCCAAAAGAATGTATGTGACCTCGCAATATGTGTTGGTTACAGAAGACGGAGGCCATTCCTTTACTGCCATAAGCCCAGACTTAACCCGAAATGACCCAAAAACCACTGGAGACACTGGAGGCCCAATCACCAAAGACCAAACGGGAGCCGAAGTCTATGCTACTATTTTTACTTTTTCAGAAGCGCCAACGGAACAAGGGGTGCTTTGGACAGGCTCTGACGATGGTTATATTCATGTTTCTAAGAACAATGGAGCAAGCTGGGACAAAGTCAACATTCCGACTTCAATGTTACCCGAATTCTCTTTGATAAGCATAATTCACACTTCGGAACATACCAAAGGAAAAGCTTATGTAGCTGCCAATAAATACATGTATGGCGACCGTGCTCCTTACCTTTTCAAAACCACAGATTACGGAAAAACTTGGAAGAAAATCACCGCTGGAATTCCTGCTGATGAATATTGTAGAGTGCTACGCGAAGACCCTAACAAACCTGGCCTTTTGTATGCTGGAACCGAAAGAGGTATTTATGTTTCCTTCAACGATGGGGACACTTGGGAAAAACTGAACTTGAATTTACCTCTTACACCTATTCGTGATTTGCAAATTCACAAACGCGATAAAGATTTGGTTGTGGCGACACACGGACGTGCTTTCTGGATTTTGGATGACATTACGCCTTTACACGAAATAATGGACAAAAAGGTAACTAACGAAAAACACCTTTTCCAACCAAGAACCGCCTACAGAACACAAGGTCGTCAAAGCAATACCCAATCATCTGGAACCAATGCTCCTAATGGTGTAATCGTACGTTTCTATCAAAAAACAAAAGCCACCAAAGAATTGGAACTCGAATTCTTGAACGACAAAAACGAAAGCATCATCAAGTATTCTTCGGTTAAAAATACCAAAGGCGAACCACAAAAAGTAGCCAAAGAATTCCACCAAGACACTGAGAAAGAAAAAGCAGGTTATGTGCCTAACAAAGCCGGAATGAACGTATTTGTTTGGAATATGCGTTATCCAAATGCTACCGAAGTGGAAGGCACTAATGTAATGTGGGCTGGTTCTGGAGTGGGTGCCAAAGTACTTCCGGGCACGTACAAAGTTCGTTTTATCGAAGACAAAAAAATCATCGGGGAGCAAACCTTTGACATCAAAAAAGACCCAAGAGCCGAAGGAACCGATGCCGACTTGAAAGAACAATTCGAATTCCACCAAAAAGTAAACAAAAAAGTAAACGAAGCGCACTTGGCCATCAACAAAATCCGCAAGATTAAAGGACAAATCAATGGATATGTTGGAGCAGTGAAAGATTCGGTTATGGTCAAAGAGATGAAAAAAATGACCGAGCCTACCATCAAATCTTTAGAGGAACTCGAAGCTACTTTGATGCAGCCTAAAGCCAAAGCCCCACAAGACGTTCTGGCCTACCCTATTATGCTAAACGATAAAATGGCGGGATTGGGTTCAAATGTTTCTTCAGGAGACACCAAACCAACCAAAGGCGCTTATGAAGTATACGATGATTTGGCTAAAAAAATTGATATAGCCGTAGCAAAAGTCAATGAAATTGCCACGGTCAAAGTACCCGAATTCAATGCCTTTATCCAACAAAAGCAGATTCCTGCCATAGTGATTGAGGATAAAAAATAA
- a CDS encoding TSUP family transporter produces the protein MDYFLICLVAFLGSGLTLFSGFGLGTLLVPVFGLFFPIEMAILLTAIVHFLNNIFKLFLLGQKANKQALLAFGIPAILFAFVGAYLLSFLNTIQPIGSYTLGSHTFTLLPIKLCIGLILLFFAMFEIIPSWSQLTFDKKYLPWAEY, from the coding sequence ATGGATTATTTTTTGATTTGTTTGGTGGCGTTTTTGGGTTCGGGATTGACTTTGTTCTCGGGTTTTGGTTTGGGAACCTTGCTAGTGCCTGTTTTTGGTTTGTTTTTCCCTATCGAAATGGCCATCTTATTAACCGCTATCGTGCATTTTTTGAATAATATTTTTAAACTTTTCTTGTTGGGACAAAAAGCCAACAAACAAGCCTTGCTGGCTTTTGGAATTCCGGCTATTCTTTTTGCCTTTGTGGGGGCGTATCTGCTCTCTTTTTTAAATACTATTCAGCCAATTGGCAGTTACACGCTCGGGAGCCATACCTTTACGCTTTTGCCTATTAAACTCTGTATTGGTCTTATTTTGCTATTTTTTGCTATGTTTGAAATTATTCCAAGTTGGTCGCAACTTACTTTTGATAAAAAATACTTGCCTTGGGCGGAGTATTGA
- a CDS encoding adenosine deaminase — MNKFSLFLLLLSTAFGTAQNAETYFDNIRNNEAQLTAFFSQMPKGGDLHHHYSGSVYAEPLIAYAIKNNFYLNLETLEVQPQRGTDGIWESFEMIQKNGALPLYQQKIIEKWSIKDFNGISYPSDKQFFESFGKFQATIGGTFEQGLLELKNRAIKEQVSYIETQLSTIPCDMNTEDLAPYNEELRSLVAKKDEKAVFKALDQLFATFNKREAAKYAANFNTNFVVKMHNDLKIDDTQFTMRYQNFVLRFMEPVDLFKNLVIAFISADNSPLIDGVNIVSPEDGATAMKDYELHMLLYKYCHSKFPKVKYSMHAGELTLGLVQPEELTWHINSAVYTAGANRIGHGVDLAYEKNNYELLRYMAKNKIAIEINLTSNEFILKVKENRHPFSLYKEFGVPIVISTDDAGILRTNLTEQYVLLAKRYPQVSYKDIKEYVYNSIRFSFIEASKVKEQLLDDLDYRFKKFEAQFRQQ; from the coding sequence ATGAATAAATTTTCGCTCTTTTTACTTCTTTTAAGTACTGCATTTGGAACGGCTCAAAACGCTGAAACTTATTTTGATAACATCCGAAATAACGAAGCCCAACTTACGGCTTTCTTTTCTCAAATGCCCAAAGGAGGCGATTTGCACCACCACTATTCTGGCTCTGTTTATGCTGAACCGCTAATAGCCTACGCCATCAAAAATAATTTTTACCTCAATTTAGAGACTTTAGAAGTACAACCCCAACGAGGCACCGATGGAATTTGGGAATCTTTTGAAATGATTCAGAAAAATGGAGCATTACCCTTATATCAACAAAAAATCATCGAAAAATGGTCTATCAAAGACTTCAACGGCATAAGTTACCCTTCTGATAAACAGTTTTTTGAATCCTTCGGAAAATTCCAAGCGACCATTGGAGGAACTTTTGAACAAGGCCTTTTGGAACTTAAAAATAGAGCTATCAAAGAACAAGTGAGTTATATCGAAACCCAATTATCAACGATTCCGTGTGATATGAATACCGAGGATTTGGCTCCTTATAACGAAGAACTCCGAAGCTTGGTCGCCAAAAAAGACGAAAAAGCTGTTTTCAAAGCACTGGACCAATTGTTTGCTACTTTCAACAAAAGAGAGGCCGCAAAATACGCTGCTAATTTCAACACCAATTTTGTTGTCAAAATGCATAACGACCTCAAGATTGATGACACTCAATTTACTATGCGTTATCAAAATTTTGTGTTGCGCTTTATGGAGCCGGTAGATTTGTTTAAGAATTTAGTAATTGCTTTTATTTCAGCTGATAACAGTCCACTAATCGATGGCGTGAATATCGTTTCCCCAGAAGATGGCGCTACTGCAATGAAAGATTATGAATTGCATATGTTGCTATATAAATACTGTCACAGCAAATTCCCAAAAGTAAAATACAGTATGCACGCGGGCGAATTGACCCTTGGATTGGTGCAACCCGAAGAATTGACTTGGCACATCAACTCTGCTGTCTACACTGCAGGCGCGAACAGAATTGGACACGGGGTAGATTTGGCCTACGAAAAAAACAACTACGAGTTACTACGCTATATGGCGAAAAACAAAATCGCTATCGAAATCAATTTGACTAGTAACGAGTTTATCCTGAAAGTGAAAGAGAATCGTCATCCGTTTAGTTTGTACAAAGAATTTGGTGTTCCCATCGTAATTAGTACGGACGATGCTGGTATTTTAAGAACCAATCTCACCGAACAATATGTGCTTTTGGCCAAAAGATACCCACAAGTAAGCTACAAAGACATCAAGGAATATGTGTACAACAGCATCCGTTTTAGTTTTATCGAAGCGTCTAAAGTAAAAGAACAATTACTAGACGATTTGGATTACCGATTTAAAAAATTCGAAGCACAATTTAGGCAACAATAA
- the yaaA gene encoding peroxide stress protein YaaA: MKIVISPAKSLNFEKELPVETFTQPAFLKQSKIVHAELQLKTPKELASLMSISDKLADLNWQRNKDWKTPFKPTNARPAVYAFDGDVYTGLDAYTLSEDQLPLLQDRLRILSGLYGLLKPLDLIQPYRLEMGTKMPVGESQNLYQFWKTTLTQALNKELKKDELFVNLASNEYFSAVDAKALKVPVITPEFKDYKDGKLKMISFFAKKARGMMVRYILDTQAETIDDLKGFNYEGYAFDANLTKGNQLVFTR; the protein is encoded by the coding sequence ATGAAAATTGTTATATCGCCAGCAAAGTCCTTAAATTTCGAGAAAGAATTACCCGTTGAAACTTTTACACAGCCTGCTTTTTTAAAGCAATCCAAAATCGTGCACGCCGAATTGCAACTCAAAACGCCCAAAGAACTAGCTAGCCTGATGTCGATTTCGGATAAATTGGCCGACTTGAATTGGCAACGCAACAAAGACTGGAAAACCCCATTCAAACCCACCAATGCCCGTCCTGCGGTGTACGCTTTCGACGGCGATGTTTACACTGGTTTAGACGCCTACACGCTCTCCGAAGACCAATTACCCTTGTTACAAGACCGCTTGCGCATCCTTTCGGGTTTGTACGGATTGCTTAAACCCTTAGATTTGATTCAGCCGTACCGCTTAGAAATGGGAACCAAAATGCCCGTAGGCGAGAGCCAAAACTTATACCAATTCTGGAAAACCACCTTAACCCAAGCGTTGAACAAAGAACTCAAAAAAGACGAACTGTTTGTCAATTTGGCGAGCAACGAATATTTTTCTGCCGTAGATGCCAAGGCGCTCAAAGTGCCCGTAATCACGCCCGAGTTCAAAGATTACAAAGATGGAAAACTAAAAATGATTAGTTTTTTTGCCAAAAAAGCCCGCGGAATGATGGTGCGCTACATCCTCGACACCCAAGCAGAAACCATCGATGATTTGAAAGGCTTCAATTACGAGGGCTATGCCTTTGATGCTAATTTAACTAAAGGCAACCAACTCGTTTTTACCCGATAA
- a CDS encoding SIR2 family protein — protein MENLKEILATPKQIGLLLGAGVSKACGLPNIQDITKLVLKDITNVNFINMLDEKDTVENILNKTQQLRVLLKTGKEFNGLKESDILEIEKTIKKIIFDELSIETDTENFYKLVLWLNFINRDYEKEIFTLNYDLLVEKALEKASLPYFSGFIGNVKPFFITDSVEDFQGVYVKQSWIKLWKLHGSLNFVKDINDKIYIDNNIGNSSENLLIYPSMDKYLSSRKAPYISYLDRLRKYLIDKEKIVFVLGYSFGDDHINEVIVNGLNNNHRLSVIAFAYDDTTFKQGISLLGSYPNFSIYTDKKKYSNRRESIFHSTSNIGDFNNLISLIDEITFSKPIAPEPNTIPEP, from the coding sequence ATGGAAAATTTAAAAGAAATTCTAGCTACTCCTAAACAAATAGGTCTTTTATTAGGAGCTGGGGTATCTAAAGCATGTGGACTACCCAATATTCAAGATATAACTAAACTAGTATTAAAAGACATTACTAATGTTAACTTCATTAACATGTTAGACGAAAAGGATACTGTTGAAAATATACTGAACAAAACACAGCAGTTAAGAGTTTTACTAAAAACAGGTAAAGAATTTAATGGCTTAAAGGAAAGTGATATCCTTGAAATTGAAAAGACTATAAAGAAAATTATTTTTGACGAATTGTCAATTGAAACTGATACCGAAAATTTTTATAAATTAGTTCTTTGGTTGAATTTCATAAATCGAGATTACGAAAAAGAGATCTTTACTCTTAATTATGATTTACTAGTTGAAAAAGCACTTGAAAAAGCAAGTCTACCATATTTTAGCGGTTTTATTGGAAATGTAAAGCCCTTTTTCATAACAGATTCAGTTGAAGATTTTCAAGGAGTTTATGTTAAGCAAAGCTGGATTAAACTATGGAAATTACATGGATCTTTGAACTTTGTAAAAGATATAAATGATAAAATATATATTGATAATAATATAGGTAATTCATCAGAAAATCTTTTGATATACCCATCAATGGATAAGTACTTATCATCTAGGAAAGCTCCATATATTTCCTATTTGGATAGACTACGCAAATATCTCATCGATAAAGAAAAAATTGTTTTTGTATTGGGATATTCTTTTGGTGATGACCATATAAATGAAGTTATTGTTAATGGGCTTAATAATAATCATCGTTTATCAGTTATTGCTTTTGCTTATGATGATACCACTTTTAAACAAGGAATAAGTTTGTTAGGTAGTTATCCAAACTTTTCTATTTATACTGATAAGAAAAAATATTCTAATCGAAGAGAAAGTATTTTTCATAGTACTTCTAACATAGGTGATTTTAATAATTTAATCTCTTTGATTGATGAGATTACTTTTTCAAAACCAATTGCTCCCGAACCTAACACAATACCTGAACCATAA